Proteins encoded by one window of Gemmatimonadota bacterium:
- a CDS encoding YdeI/OmpD-associated family protein yields MARASKKAAAPTDIPIVPFADQVAWNRWLDEHHTTSVGIWIRIAKKGSGIPSVSHPEALDVALCYGWIDSQRKGYDEETFIQKFTPRGARSIWSVINRDKAVALLESGKMMPAGVSEMERAKKDGRWDAAYASQATIEIPPDLQAALDAKPRAAKFFATLTSQNRYAILFRIHNAKRAETRARRIADFVAMLERHETIH; encoded by the coding sequence ATGGCGCGAGCGTCGAAGAAGGCCGCAGCACCGACTGATATTCCGATCGTTCCATTCGCCGACCAGGTTGCGTGGAACAGGTGGCTCGACGAGCATCACACGACTTCAGTGGGGATCTGGATCCGCATCGCGAAGAAAGGATCCGGCATCCCCTCCGTGTCGCACCCCGAGGCGCTCGACGTTGCCCTGTGTTACGGTTGGATAGATAGCCAGCGAAAGGGATACGACGAAGAGACGTTCATTCAGAAGTTCACGCCTCGTGGTGCGCGAAGCATCTGGTCCGTGATCAACCGCGACAAGGCGGTTGCACTGCTGGAAAGTGGGAAGATGATGCCCGCAGGTGTCTCCGAGATGGAGCGCGCGAAGAAGGACGGTCGGTGGGATGCGGCGTATGCCTCGCAGGCAACGATCGAAATCCCGCCCGATCTGCAGGCCGCGCTCGACGCGAAGCCGCGCGCAGCAAAATTCTTCGCTACGTTAACCAGTCAGAACCGCTACGCCATCCTGTTCCGCATTCACAACGCGAAGCGTGCGGAGACTCGCGCCAGGAGAATCGCCGATTTCGTGGCGATGCTTGAACGGCATGAGACGATTCATTGA
- a CDS encoding GNAT family N-acetyltransferase yields the protein MNPDVTASIALRPAQSGDISGIVSLVNGYAAEAIMLYRSPESVSLTLHDFVVAVDSAGTVMACGALKEYSPSLAEVASVAVARDAHGLGLGTAIVAEVERLARKRGIDELFALTLTPKFFESAGYVIADRALYPEKIRRDCLKCPRRIRCNEYCVARSVQEEMAVAA from the coding sequence ATGAATCCTGATGTAACGGCATCGATCGCGTTGCGCCCCGCGCAGAGCGGTGACATCTCCGGCATCGTGTCGCTCGTGAATGGCTATGCCGCAGAGGCGATCATGTTGTACCGGTCGCCCGAATCGGTAAGCCTGACGCTGCACGATTTTGTAGTTGCCGTGGATTCCGCTGGAACCGTGATGGCGTGCGGCGCGCTCAAGGAATACTCGCCTTCGCTCGCCGAGGTCGCGTCTGTTGCAGTTGCGCGTGACGCGCATGGACTCGGGCTCGGAACTGCGATAGTTGCCGAAGTCGAGCGACTTGCCCGCAAGCGTGGAATCGACGAGTTGTTCGCGCTGACACTCACGCCCAAGTTCTTCGAGAGCGCGGGCTACGTGATCGCGGACCGGGCGTTGTATCCGGAGAAGATCAGGCGCGATTGTCTCAAGTGTCCGCGCAGGATCCGCTGCAACGAATACTGCGTGGCGCGCTCGGTCCAGGAAGAGATGGCCGTAGCGGCCTAG
- a CDS encoding nuclear transport factor 2 family protein, whose protein sequence is MPQDAGRTRDDVIRWAGTLYSDHVDHKDADGFAAVFTPGATLRFGNSDALTGRDAIRDAIAQFFAAFKSLRHHSGRTWIEGDIVVLEAVVTYMRHDGKEVTVPAVTIFHLIPISVSSTPLADECRIYVDLAPLFAA, encoded by the coding sequence TTGCCGCAGGATGCAGGCCGCACACGTGACGACGTTATTCGCTGGGCTGGCACGCTTTATTCGGACCACGTCGATCACAAGGATGCAGACGGTTTCGCGGCCGTATTCACACCGGGCGCCACACTTCGCTTCGGCAACTCCGACGCGCTGACTGGGCGCGATGCGATCCGTGATGCAATCGCGCAATTCTTCGCTGCGTTCAAGTCGCTGCGGCATCACTCCGGGCGCACCTGGATCGAAGGCGACATCGTGGTTCTCGAGGCCGTCGTTACCTACATGAGGCATGACGGAAAGGAAGTAACTGTGCCCGCCGTGACGATCTTTCATCTGATTCCGATCAGCGTATCATCGACACCACTTGCGGACGAATGTCGCATCTACGTCGATCTTGCTCCGTTGTTCGCAGCCTGA
- a CDS encoding isocitrate lyase/phosphoenolpyruvate mutase family protein, producing MITQAEKGRRFRDLHHRDSAFVIPNPWDVGSARILASTGFEALATTSVGYANSIGRQDHGVTRDEMIAHATNLCAATELPVSADLENGFGDDPETVAETIRLAAGAGLAGCSIEDSTNRNDDPIYAFEHSVDRIRAAVEEVRKLPFPFMLTARAENYLHGRKDLADTIKRLQAFQEAGADVLYAPGMTDVAEIATMIRSVDRPVNVLAGMQGVHFDVDGLSRIGAKRISVGGALTRIAFAAVVRAAREMKEHGTFTFVDEPITSREIAALISSSS from the coding sequence ATGATAACGCAGGCAGAGAAGGGACGACGGTTTCGCGATTTGCATCACCGCGATAGCGCCTTCGTAATTCCGAATCCATGGGACGTCGGCTCCGCGCGAATCCTGGCAAGCACTGGGTTCGAGGCACTCGCGACCACGAGCGTCGGCTACGCGAACTCGATTGGTCGTCAGGACCACGGAGTCACGCGCGACGAGATGATCGCGCATGCGACAAACCTGTGCGCCGCGACGGAACTGCCCGTGAGCGCGGACCTGGAGAACGGGTTTGGAGACGATCCGGAAACCGTTGCGGAGACGATTCGTCTGGCAGCTGGCGCCGGCCTGGCTGGCTGTTCGATCGAGGACAGCACCAACCGCAACGACGATCCGATCTACGCGTTCGAGCATTCGGTCGATCGTATTCGCGCAGCTGTAGAGGAGGTGCGCAAGCTACCGTTTCCATTCATGTTGACCGCGCGCGCGGAGAACTATCTGCACGGGCGCAAGGACCTTGCGGATACCATCAAGCGACTACAAGCCTTTCAGGAAGCCGGCGCCGACGTTCTGTATGCGCCCGGCATGACGGATGTAGCCGAGATAGCGACCATGATACGCTCGGTGGACAGGCCGGTGAACGTTCTGGCCGGAATGCAGGGCGTGCACTTCGACGTCGATGGGCTGTCGCGGATCGGCGCCAAGCGCATCAGCGTTGGCGGCGCACTCACTCGTATCGCATTTGCCGCAGTTGTCCGTGCAGCACGCGAGATGAAGGAGCACGGCACGTTCACGTTCGTGGACGAGCCGATAACCTCGCGCGAGATCGCCGCACTGATCAGTAGCTCCAGCTGA
- a CDS encoding acetylornithine/succinylornithine family transaminase, with translation MTLPVMQLSTEQPAMPVPVPTQSAILGTYKRPPAQFVRGDGMYLYDETGKAYLDFASGIAVNAFGYNDAGIARAIQDAVATGLLHVSNLYRTAPGEDLAEFLVDHSFASSVFYCNSGAEANEGAFKFARKFGRSMSPDKTGIISLRGAFHGRLFASLAATDRAKYQAPFKPLAPGVSIVERTIEDLDAALDARTVAAVILEPVQGEGGVRVIDPGLLAELRALTHERRIALIFDEIQSGLGRTGTLFAYEQTGVVPDMVTLAKPIAAGLPMGAVLVSEEISAVMKPGDHGTTFGGGPLVASVALHVVKRLAEPALLEQVRDNGAWMGEELRAIMRRTGRVRAVRGMGLMWGIDVVEPAAGVVARAMDAGLLILSAGEYTLRLLPPLVMSRDEMREGLESLEEVLR, from the coding sequence ATGACTTTGCCTGTGATGCAGCTATCCACCGAACAGCCGGCAATGCCGGTTCCAGTGCCAACGCAGTCAGCCATACTCGGCACGTACAAGCGTCCGCCAGCACAATTTGTTCGTGGCGACGGCATGTATCTGTACGACGAGACCGGCAAGGCGTATCTGGATTTCGCGAGTGGCATCGCCGTCAATGCGTTCGGCTACAACGATGCCGGCATCGCACGCGCGATTCAGGATGCGGTCGCCACGGGCCTGTTGCACGTATCCAATCTGTATCGCACTGCGCCGGGCGAGGATCTGGCGGAGTTTCTCGTCGATCACTCCTTCGCGTCGTCAGTCTTCTATTGCAACTCAGGCGCGGAAGCGAACGAGGGCGCGTTCAAGTTCGCGCGCAAGTTCGGCCGTTCCATGTCGCCCGACAAGACCGGTATTATCTCGTTGCGCGGCGCGTTTCACGGCCGCCTCTTCGCGTCGCTGGCGGCTACCGATCGCGCAAAGTACCAGGCGCCATTCAAGCCACTGGCACCGGGTGTATCGATCGTCGAGCGCACAATCGAGGATCTGGATGCGGCGCTGGATGCGCGTACGGTTGCAGCGGTGATACTCGAGCCGGTGCAGGGCGAGGGCGGCGTGCGAGTGATCGACCCCGGGCTGCTCGCGGAGCTGCGCGCGCTCACGCACGAGCGTCGCATCGCTCTCATCTTCGATGAGATTCAGAGCGGGCTCGGTCGTACCGGAACATTGTTCGCGTACGAGCAAACTGGCGTCGTGCCGGACATGGTAACGCTTGCCAAGCCGATTGCCGCCGGTCTGCCGATGGGCGCCGTGCTCGTCAGCGAAGAGATCTCGGCAGTAATGAAGCCCGGCGATCACGGTACCACGTTTGGTGGAGGGCCCCTGGTCGCGAGCGTCGCGCTGCATGTCGTGAAGCGTCTTGCGGAGCCGGCGCTGCTGGAGCAGGTGCGCGACAACGGTGCATGGATGGGCGAGGAGCTTCGCGCGATCATGCGTCGTACTGGTCGCGTGCGAGCGGTGCGTGGCATGGGGCTCATGTGGGGGATCGACGTCGTGGAGCCCGCCGCAGGCGTCGTCGCACGCGCGATGGATGCGGGTCTTCTCATTCTATCGGCGGGTGAGTACACGCTCCGTCTGCTGCCGCCGCTCGTCATGAGTCGCGATGAGATGAGAGAGGGGCTCGAATCGCTGGAAGAGGTCCTTCGATGA
- a CDS encoding c-type cytochrome: protein MTRFRVLAFAAIASIAIPVLTIGAQNQRPQGPPPPLKNLKFFPKDISRQALLDTMGTFTRALGVGCEFCHMADDSIPRDRHDFASDVKPNKNKARTMLRMVSAINADYLTKLSSRLEPPVVVTCATCHRGVMEPRPLEQVILTRYDSAGTDSAIATYRELRQRYYGRASYDFGEAPLFAVGSALRQRNKVADALKFYMLNLEYAPNSAPAWSQAGIAQLASGDTATAIKSFEKALSIDPKDRGATRAMQSLKPKP from the coding sequence ATGACACGTTTCCGCGTTCTTGCATTTGCCGCCATTGCTTCAATCGCGATTCCGGTACTTACCATAGGGGCGCAGAACCAGCGCCCTCAGGGTCCACCGCCGCCTCTAAAGAACCTCAAGTTCTTTCCGAAGGATATCTCTCGGCAGGCGCTACTCGATACGATGGGCACGTTCACGCGGGCGCTCGGCGTGGGCTGCGAATTCTGCCACATGGCTGATGATAGCATCCCACGTGATCGGCACGACTTTGCATCGGACGTGAAGCCGAACAAGAACAAGGCACGTACGATGCTCCGCATGGTCTCTGCCATCAACGCTGACTATCTGACGAAGCTGTCATCGAGATTGGAACCACCTGTCGTCGTCACCTGCGCCACCTGTCACCGTGGTGTGATGGAGCCTCGGCCGCTCGAGCAGGTAATTCTTACTCGCTACGATTCCGCCGGCACCGATTCCGCCATCGCAACGTATCGGGAGCTGAGGCAGCGTTACTACGGACGCGCGTCGTACGACTTCGGTGAAGCTCCACTGTTCGCGGTTGGCAGTGCGTTGCGTCAGCGGAACAAAGTGGCGGACGCGCTCAAGTTCTACATGCTGAATCTGGAATACGCACCGAACTCCGCGCCCGCGTGGTCCCAGGCTGGTATTGCGCAACTTGCCAGCGGCGATACGGCGACCGCAATCAAGAGCTTCGAGAAGGCACTGTCGATCGACCCGAAGGACCGTGGGGCGACCCGAGCAATGCAGTCACTCAAGCCCAAGCCGTAA
- the argB gene encoding acetylglutamate kinase, translated as MTEPLTRVVKLGGRAQSADSLAAMIASAWNASKAMCIVHGGGDEISALQRKLGGEPKFAGGRRVTTLEDLDIIRMVLSGVVNKRLVSQFNAAGAPAVGISGEDASLIAAKPLGISEFGYVGMPVSINTSLVETLWLAGLLPVVSPLATNAETPGTALNVNGDDAAAAIAVALGADELLLVADVEGVLDSSGEVIDQLDVDEARALIASGIAVGGMAAKLEAAHAALAGGVRVVRIADIDALGESGRGTFITLATVGAK; from the coding sequence ATGACGGAGCCATTGACGCGTGTGGTGAAGCTGGGTGGCCGCGCACAATCCGCGGACTCGCTCGCCGCGATGATCGCTTCCGCATGGAACGCGAGCAAGGCGATGTGTATCGTCCACGGCGGCGGCGACGAGATCTCGGCGCTGCAGCGCAAGCTCGGCGGCGAGCCGAAGTTCGCCGGCGGCCGCCGCGTCACGACGCTCGAGGATCTCGACATCATCCGGATGGTTCTCTCGGGTGTCGTCAACAAGAGACTGGTGTCGCAGTTCAACGCTGCTGGCGCACCGGCCGTCGGAATCTCCGGCGAAGATGCGTCCCTGATCGCGGCGAAACCGCTCGGCATTTCGGAATTCGGTTACGTCGGCATGCCGGTGAGCATCAACACGTCGTTGGTCGAGACGCTCTGGCTCGCTGGCCTACTGCCAGTCGTCTCGCCACTCGCGACGAACGCTGAAACGCCGGGCACTGCGCTCAACGTCAACGGTGATGATGCCGCGGCCGCCATCGCAGTTGCACTCGGCGCTGACGAGCTGCTGCTGGTTGCAGACGTCGAAGGCGTGCTCGATTCGTCGGGAGAGGTGATCGATCAGCTCGACGTCGATGAAGCGCGTGCACTCATCGCGTCGGGAATCGCTGTCGGCGGAATGGCCGCCAAGCTGGAAGCAGCGCACGCCGCGCTTGCGGGCGGCGTTCGTGTTGTTCGCATTGCCGATATCGACGCGCTCGGAGAATCCGGACGCGGCACATTCATAACACTCGCAACGGTAGGCGCAAAGTGA
- a CDS encoding prolyl oligopeptidase family serine peptidase translates to MKLSFRSLSLAASLVTFASPSIGAQSGAAAHPSVAVSNDPFVWLEQVSSPRSMAWVNAENAKTVAVLEKDPHYAALYADAVKLAEARDRIPSPSIIGGQIYNFWQDAEHTHGLWRRTTLASYRSASPAWTTVLDLDALSKAEKANWFWKGSTCAEPAERRCMVQLSDGGEDAVTVREIDLPSASFVSGGFVLPHGKQRVAWEDPNTLLVAREWAPGEITKSGYPYIVKRIKRGQPLSAATEVFRGTANDGGYGVSPFTLDDGDGNHAVFVARPLSTFEAEQFILTRNGFEKLALPLKSSVSAMVAGRVIISLDTAWTPAGGTAFKAGSVVSVPLATMLASPAKFAPTLVAAPGPRESISGMATTKNALILTQLDNVRGRAYTYTPAAANRWTRSQLRFPDNLTIGIVDADAHSNTAFLGVTGFLTPSSVWLVDAQSGALSSVKSLPPKFDASNDVVEQFEATSKDGTRVPYFVVHRRGMKLDGNNPTILYAYGGFQVSETPNYSPNIGKLWLEHGGVWVLANIRGGGEFGPAWHEAGLKTHRQVVYDDFAAVAQDLVKRRITSTRRLGIQGGSNGGLLMGVEFTQHPEMWTAVDIQVPLLDMLRYEQIAAGSSWVGEYGSVSVPAERKFLEYLSPYNNVHANVKYPEPLIWTTTKDDRVGPQHARKFAAKLASMNIPYLFYEVIEGGHGSGASLKERAHTTALEMTYFTRKLMQ, encoded by the coding sequence ATGAAACTCTCGTTTCGGTCACTCTCGCTGGCTGCGTCGCTCGTCACGTTTGCCAGCCCGTCCATCGGCGCACAGTCCGGGGCGGCTGCACATCCGTCGGTTGCGGTCAGCAACGATCCCTTTGTGTGGCTGGAGCAGGTTTCCAGTCCACGATCCATGGCGTGGGTGAACGCTGAAAATGCAAAGACCGTCGCGGTGCTGGAGAAGGATCCGCACTATGCTGCGCTTTACGCCGATGCGGTGAAGCTGGCGGAGGCGCGTGACCGCATTCCGTCGCCGTCGATCATCGGCGGTCAGATCTACAATTTCTGGCAGGACGCAGAGCATACGCACGGACTGTGGCGGCGCACGACGCTCGCCAGCTACCGAAGCGCATCACCGGCATGGACGACCGTGCTCGATCTCGACGCGCTATCCAAGGCAGAGAAGGCGAACTGGTTCTGGAAGGGAAGTACCTGCGCCGAGCCTGCGGAGCGCCGTTGCATGGTTCAACTGTCGGACGGCGGCGAGGATGCCGTGACTGTTCGGGAGATCGATCTGCCGAGTGCGAGTTTCGTGTCGGGTGGATTCGTATTACCGCATGGCAAGCAACGCGTGGCGTGGGAAGATCCCAACACGTTATTGGTCGCGCGCGAGTGGGCACCGGGCGAGATCACGAAGTCGGGATATCCTTACATTGTAAAGCGCATCAAGCGCGGGCAGCCGCTGTCGGCGGCGACCGAAGTGTTTCGCGGAACGGCGAACGACGGCGGATATGGCGTGTCGCCTTTCACGCTCGACGATGGCGACGGTAACCATGCAGTGTTCGTGGCCCGTCCACTGAGCACGTTCGAGGCCGAGCAGTTCATCCTGACCAGGAACGGATTCGAGAAGCTTGCGCTTCCGCTCAAGTCGTCCGTGTCGGCAATGGTTGCGGGCAGAGTGATCATTTCGCTGGACACAGCCTGGACACCAGCTGGTGGCACCGCCTTCAAGGCCGGATCCGTCGTATCGGTACCGCTGGCGACCATGCTCGCGAGTCCGGCGAAGTTTGCGCCGACGCTCGTTGCAGCGCCCGGCCCCCGGGAGTCGATCAGTGGGATGGCTACGACGAAGAACGCGCTCATACTCACGCAGCTCGACAATGTGCGTGGACGCGCCTACACATACACGCCGGCAGCCGCGAACCGGTGGACACGCTCCCAGCTCAGGTTTCCCGACAATCTCACCATCGGCATCGTCGATGCTGATGCGCATTCGAACACGGCATTTCTTGGCGTTACCGGATTCCTGACGCCCAGCTCGGTATGGCTGGTGGATGCGCAGTCGGGTGCGCTCTCGTCGGTCAAGTCGCTTCCGCCCAAGTTCGACGCGTCGAATGATGTAGTCGAGCAATTCGAAGCCACGTCGAAGGATGGCACGCGTGTACCGTACTTTGTCGTACATCGGCGCGGCATGAAGCTGGACGGGAACAATCCGACGATTCTCTATGCGTACGGCGGATTCCAGGTGTCGGAGACTCCCAACTACTCGCCGAACATCGGCAAGCTGTGGCTCGAGCACGGCGGAGTGTGGGTGCTCGCGAACATTCGTGGCGGCGGTGAGTTCGGTCCGGCCTGGCACGAGGCCGGCCTCAAAACGCATCGTCAGGTGGTATACGACGATTTCGCGGCGGTTGCGCAGGACCTCGTCAAGCGCAGAATCACAAGCACACGCCGGCTCGGCATTCAGGGCGGATCGAACGGTGGTCTGCTGATGGGCGTCGAGTTCACCCAGCATCCTGAGATGTGGACTGCGGTGGACATCCAGGTCCCTTTGCTGGACATGCTGCGTTACGAGCAGATCGCGGCGGGCAGCTCGTGGGTGGGAGAGTATGGCAGCGTTTCCGTTCCGGCGGAGCGCAAGTTCCTGGAATACCTGTCACCATACAACAACGTTCACGCCAACGTGAAGTATCCGGAACCGCTGATCTGGACCACCACCAAGGATGACCGCGTGGGTCCGCAACACGCACGCAAATTCGCGGCAAAGCTGGCGTCGATGAATATCCCGTACCTGTTCTACGAAGTGATAGAAGGTGGTCACGGGTCAGGTGCAAGTCTCAAGGAGCGCGCGCACACGACGGCATTGGAGATGACCTACTTCACGCGCAAGCTGATGCAGTGA
- a CDS encoding M14 family zinc carboxypeptidase: protein MRIRLFSALTFLATALPCTPALSVAQRAASAVPTPASVIGFAPGTDRKLPEWKQVVAYFHALEKASPRIQVHTLGKTTLGRPFVAAYIADSATIANLAHYRGIQRLLSDPRLTTPGQVTRLQVDGKLVILVTSSIHSTEVGGILTPMVLAQKLVGDEDDNTRSIRRNTIVILVPSLNPDGVDIVHDWYASSMGTPWEGSGPPVLYHHYTGHDDNRDWYAFTQVETQMVIDSLYSPWHPAIVNDIHQQGSSGTRLFIPPYMDPIEPNIDPILMAGVAQMGKAMTWRMTSDGFVGIANNTSYDAWTPARAYQHYHGAIRILTETASADLASPIDVPFDSLRPGYNVDPKKTGVDFLTTWPGGRWTIGDIVRYQTAATMALLTQAAADHIEWVRTYSQVERNAVMGNRAPGREDWPATIVIPAEAARDTAINAALGILQRGRVEVRRAKSAFSADGKQFPSGSYLIYTAQPYAAFAKTLLEDQHYPNLFEYPGGPPKRPYDVTAQTLPLLYGFNVSFVRDSVTVASTPLAPVRAIPWVAKGLSNNKARRIAMFQNWAPSMDQGWTQWVFDQYHVPYTLITAKDIRAGNLSSRFDAIVLPDQNARQIAGGPRGAYPDSLKGGLGDDGAKQLAAFVNAGGTLVAFNAASNYAIEALSLPVKNVLADVRPKDFYAPGSLFRVEFDRANPLADGMTAPTPAVWFEGGPAFEVTDPSRATIVARYPAQGDPLLSGWLLGADRINGKGAMVDVKQGKGHVVLFGFRPQYRAQSMSTYPLVWNALR, encoded by the coding sequence GTGCGCATTCGTCTTTTCTCAGCGCTGACATTCCTTGCGACAGCCTTGCCGTGCACGCCCGCGCTGTCAGTCGCGCAACGTGCCGCATCCGCGGTGCCGACGCCGGCTTCCGTGATCGGCTTCGCGCCCGGCACAGACAGGAAGCTTCCGGAATGGAAACAGGTAGTCGCGTACTTCCACGCGCTCGAAAAGGCGTCGCCGCGAATTCAGGTGCACACACTGGGCAAGACGACGCTCGGCCGGCCGTTCGTCGCCGCTTACATCGCCGACTCTGCAACGATCGCGAATCTCGCGCATTATCGCGGCATCCAGCGCCTGCTCTCGGATCCACGGCTAACGACGCCGGGACAGGTCACCAGGCTCCAGGTCGATGGCAAGCTCGTAATCCTCGTCACGTCGAGCATCCACTCCACGGAAGTCGGCGGCATACTCACGCCGATGGTGCTGGCCCAGAAGCTGGTGGGAGACGAGGACGACAACACGCGCTCCATCCGGCGCAACACCATCGTGATCCTGGTTCCGTCACTCAATCCGGACGGCGTGGACATCGTGCACGACTGGTACGCGAGCTCCATGGGCACGCCGTGGGAAGGAAGCGGACCACCTGTGTTGTACCATCACTACACGGGCCACGACGACAACCGCGACTGGTACGCGTTCACCCAGGTCGAGACGCAGATGGTGATCGACTCGCTGTACAGCCCGTGGCATCCGGCGATCGTCAACGACATCCATCAACAAGGATCTTCAGGCACGCGGCTCTTCATTCCGCCATACATGGATCCGATCGAGCCGAACATCGATCCCATCCTCATGGCGGGCGTAGCGCAGATGGGCAAGGCGATGACGTGGCGCATGACGTCCGACGGATTCGTCGGCATCGCGAACAACACGTCGTACGATGCGTGGACTCCGGCGCGCGCGTATCAGCACTATCACGGCGCGATCCGCATCCTGACCGAGACGGCCAGCGCGGATCTCGCCTCGCCGATCGACGTACCATTCGATTCACTTCGCCCCGGCTACAATGTCGACCCCAAAAAGACCGGTGTCGATTTCCTCACCACGTGGCCCGGTGGCAGATGGACCATCGGCGACATCGTTCGCTATCAGACCGCGGCAACGATGGCGTTGCTCACGCAAGCCGCTGCCGATCACATCGAATGGGTGCGCACATATTCGCAGGTCGAGCGCAACGCAGTGATGGGCAATCGCGCGCCGGGACGAGAAGATTGGCCTGCGACGATCGTGATTCCAGCGGAGGCTGCGCGCGACACCGCGATCAACGCGGCGCTCGGCATTCTGCAGCGCGGACGGGTTGAAGTGCGTCGCGCTAAATCTGCGTTCAGTGCAGATGGAAAGCAGTTTCCGTCCGGAAGCTATCTGATCTACACTGCGCAGCCATACGCTGCGTTCGCGAAGACGCTGCTCGAAGACCAGCACTACCCGAATCTGTTCGAGTATCCCGGCGGTCCGCCCAAGCGTCCGTACGATGTCACGGCGCAGACGCTGCCGCTGCTGTACGGCTTCAACGTGTCGTTCGTGCGCGACTCCGTCACGGTTGCATCGACACCACTTGCTCCGGTTCGCGCGATTCCCTGGGTCGCGAAGGGGCTCAGCAACAACAAGGCGCGCCGTATCGCGATGTTCCAGAACTGGGCACCGTCGATGGATCAGGGATGGACGCAGTGGGTGTTCGATCAGTATCACGTTCCGTACACGCTGATTACGGCAAAGGACATTCGCGCCGGCAATCTCAGCTCTCGCTTCGACGCGATAGTGCTGCCGGATCAGAATGCACGCCAGATCGCCGGCGGCCCGCGCGGTGCATATCCGGATTCGCTCAAGGGCGGACTCGGCGACGATGGAGCGAAGCAGCTGGCGGCGTTCGTAAATGCCGGCGGTACTCTCGTGGCATTCAACGCTGCGAGCAATTACGCGATCGAAGCGCTGTCGCTACCAGTGAAGAACGTACTTGCCGATGTGCGGCCGAAGGATTTCTACGCGCCAGGCTCGCTCTTCAGGGTCGAGTTCGATCGCGCCAATCCTCTCGCGGATGGCATGACGGCACCGACGCCGGCAGTCTGGTTCGAGGGTGGCCCGGCGTTCGAAGTAACCGATCCATCGCGTGCAACTATCGTCGCACGCTATCCTGCGCAGGGTGATCCACTCCTCTCCGGCTGGCTGCTCGGCGCAGACCGCATCAACGGCAAGGGCGCGATGGTGGACGTGAAGCAGGGCAAGGGACACGTCGTACTGTTTGGATTCCGCCCGCAGTACCGGGCGCAGAGCATGTCGACGTATCCGCTGGTCTGGAATGCGTTGAGGTAA
- the argC gene encoding N-acetyl-gamma-glutamyl-phosphate reductase — translation MNKITVGVLGASGYAGREICDLVTRHPCMELVFASANSRAGETIRAAGRSISLIATDEAKLDSAGLIFSALPHGASASWVHAAAAAGAKVVDLSADLRPGNGSTSFNGTTVPYGLTELTRPLLPGADVVANPGCYPTAILIALAPLLARSLIAKGATINVSAASGVTGAGFTPKPELMFAEVAEDFRAYAVGNEHRHLNEMRAVVSEMGGDNDILFTPHLLPVARGILATITVPVNESLAQPLSLWRDLYRDEPFIEVSDTMPSLREVVHRNVVRMSVTKAANVRQPTLIIVAAIDNLMKGAAGQAVQNANVMFGLPEIAGLPA, via the coding sequence GTGAATAAAATTACGGTCGGCGTGCTCGGCGCCTCGGGATACGCGGGCCGCGAGATTTGTGATCTCGTTACGCGGCATCCATGCATGGAACTGGTCTTCGCGTCGGCCAATTCCAGGGCTGGCGAGACCATCCGTGCTGCCGGCCGTTCCATCTCTCTCATCGCGACCGACGAGGCGAAGCTGGACAGCGCCGGCCTCATCTTTTCGGCGCTGCCACATGGGGCGTCCGCGAGCTGGGTACACGCTGCTGCCGCGGCAGGCGCCAAGGTGGTCGATCTCTCAGCGGATCTGCGCCCCGGGAACGGCTCGACATCGTTTAATGGGACGACTGTTCCATACGGCCTCACCGAGCTGACGCGGCCGTTGCTGCCAGGGGCGGACGTCGTCGCGAATCCAGGCTGCTACCCGACCGCGATTCTCATCGCGCTGGCGCCGCTGCTCGCCCGTTCGCTCATAGCGAAGGGTGCGACCATCAACGTGAGCGCGGCCAGCGGCGTTACCGGGGCCGGCTTCACACCGAAGCCGGAGCTGATGTTCGCGGAGGTGGCTGAAGACTTCCGTGCTTACGCTGTGGGGAACGAGCACCGGCACCTGAACGAGATGCGCGCAGTGGTCAGCGAGATGGGCGGTGACAACGACATTCTCTTCACGCCGCATCTGCTTCCCGTCGCGCGCGGCATACTTGCCACGATCACTGTCCCCGTGAATGAGTCGCTCGCGCAGCCGCTGTCGCTCTGGCGTGACCTGTATCGCGATGAGCCGTTCATTGAAGTGAGCGACACGATGCCGTCGCTTCGCGAGGTGGTTCACCGCAATGTCGTGCGCATGAGCGTCACGAAGGCTGCGAACGTGCGTCAACCGACATTGATAATTGTCGCGGCAATCGACAATCTCATGAAGGGCGCGGCGGGACAGGCGGTTCAGAACGCGAACGTCATGTTCGGGCTTCCGGAAATCGCGGGATTGCCGGCATGA